One window from the genome of Dermacentor silvarum isolate Dsil-2018 chromosome 7, BIME_Dsil_1.4, whole genome shotgun sequence encodes:
- the LOC125947223 gene encoding uncharacterized protein LOC125947223, whose translation MLRDLGFAKTAMEDRMMEEFGRVADSIGETGGRPLDVSNYVMPCAFNNIVSFFYGRQLTHDDPTRRELHRVMKRVSLAMYSGPFHQFLPWKLRKLLSYLPFTRNHRIAESLAQLEAVSEKQVGEAQEANLGDECKDFIRGYMKKIEESAGESNALFTAKLQIKPHECRLLQQQVDVHNKVLPAF comes from the exons ATGCTGCGGGACTTGGGCTTTGCAAAAACTGCTATGGAGGACCGTATGATG GAAGAGTTCGGCCGCGTTGCTGACAGCATTGGTGAGACTGGTGGAAGGCCGCTTGACGTGAGCAACTACGTGATGCCGTGCGCCTTCAACAACATCGTGTCGTTCTTCTATGGCCGTCAGTTGACGCACGACGATCCAACTCGCCGCGAGCTCCACCGGGTGATGAAGAGAGTGAGCCTCGCGATGTACTCGGGGCCTTTTCACCAATTTCTACCATGGAAGCTGCGCAAGCTGCTCTCATACCTTCCTTTTACCAGAAACCACCGCATCGCGGAATCCTTGGCGCAACTAGAAGCCGTTTCAGA GAAGCAAGTTGGAGAAGCCCAGGAGGCGAACCTTGGAGACGAATGCAAAGACTTTATTCGTGGATATATGAAGAAGATAGAAGAAAGCGCAGGGGAATCAAATGCTTTATTTACTG CAAAGCTGCAGATTAAGCCGCATGAGTGCAGGCTGCTTCAGCAACAGGTGGATGTCCACAACAAAGTGCTGCCTGCATTTTAA
- the LOC119459206 gene encoding uncharacterized protein LOC119459206 translates to MLRDLGFAKTAMEDRMMEEFGRVADSIGETGGRPLDVSNYVMPCAFNNIVSFFYGRQLTHDDPTRRELHRVMKRVSLAMYSGPFHQFLPWKLRKLLSYLPFTRNHRIAESLAQLEAVSEYVHFTFSINAYHPQMNFTSTMNWYWPRNRAPF, encoded by the exons ATGCTGCGGGACTTGGGCTTTGCAAAAACTGCTATGGAGGACCGCATGATG GAAGAGTTCGGCCGCGTTGCTGACAGCATTGGTGAGACTGGTGGAAGGCCGCTTGACGTGAGCAACTACGTGATGCCGTGCGCCTTCAACAACATCGTGTCGTTCTTCTATGGCCGTCAGTTGACGCACGACGATCCAACTCGCCGCGAGCTCCACCGGGTGATGAAGAGAGTGAGCCTCGCGATGTACTCGGGGCCCTTTCACCAATTCCTACCATGGAAGCTGCGCAAGCTGCTCTCATACCTTCCTTTTACCAGAAACCACCGCATCGCGGAATCCTTGGCGCAACTAGAAGCCGTTTCAGAGTACGTGCACTTTACTTTTTCCATAAACGCGTATCATCCACAAATGAATTTCACCAGTACTATGAATTGGTACTGGCCTAGAAACAGAGCGCCCTTCTGA